From one Catenuloplanes nepalensis genomic stretch:
- the ftsR gene encoding transcriptional regulator FtsR, which yields MTVSGAAAAFPGPPPGDHRAAQQHGRRLMSIGEVLSELRSEFPDTTISKLRFLEAEGLVEPERTASGYRKYSWDDVARLRFVLTAQRDQYLPLRVIRAQLAEMEAAGSGPAALRLVGAPSDDEPAAEPVDTRCSRTDLLERTGLSDSGLAEIERLGLIVCRSPGWYDEDALAVAQAVAGLARHGIEARHLRGFRAAADREVGLYAQLIAPLARQRDPAARARAAETALELAGLSQMLHAALLRAGLRDILER from the coding sequence ATGACCGTTTCCGGGGCGGCGGCCGCCTTCCCCGGTCCGCCGCCCGGTGATCACCGGGCGGCGCAGCAGCATGGGCGCCGGCTGATGAGCATCGGCGAGGTGCTGTCCGAGCTGCGGTCGGAGTTCCCCGACACCACGATCTCCAAGCTGCGCTTCCTCGAGGCCGAGGGCCTGGTGGAGCCGGAGCGCACCGCGTCCGGCTACCGGAAGTACAGCTGGGACGATGTCGCGCGCCTGCGTTTCGTGCTGACCGCGCAGCGGGACCAGTACCTCCCGCTGCGCGTCATCCGCGCGCAGCTGGCCGAGATGGAGGCCGCCGGCTCCGGGCCGGCGGCGCTCCGGCTGGTCGGGGCCCCTTCGGACGACGAGCCGGCCGCGGAACCGGTCGACACCCGGTGCAGCCGCACCGACCTGCTGGAGCGCACCGGTCTGTCGGACTCCGGGCTCGCCGAGATCGAGCGTCTCGGGCTGATCGTCTGCCGCTCGCCCGGGTGGTACGACGAGGACGCGCTCGCGGTCGCCCAGGCCGTCGCCGGCCTCGCCCGGCACGGCATCGAGGCGCGGCACCTGCGTGGGTTCCGGGCGGCCGCCGACCGTGAGGTGGGTCTCTACGCCCAGCTGATCGCGCCGCTCGCCCGGCAGCGCGACCCCGCCGCCCGCGCCCGCGCGGCCGAGACCGCGCTTGAGCTGGCCGGCCTTTCGCAGATGCTGCACGCGGCGCTGCTGCGGGCCGGTCTGCGCGACATCCTTGAGCGCTGA
- a CDS encoding small basic family protein — protein MYAVIALIAGVLLGVFLDPTVPPALQPYLPIAVVAALDAVFGGVRARLDRNFDDKQFVISFISNVLVAGVIVYLGDQLGVGGQLSTGVVVVLGVRIFGNVAAIRRHLFSA, from the coding sequence ATGTACGCGGTCATCGCGTTGATAGCGGGCGTCCTGCTCGGCGTGTTCCTGGACCCGACCGTGCCACCGGCGCTCCAGCCGTACCTGCCGATCGCGGTGGTGGCGGCGCTGGACGCGGTGTTCGGCGGCGTCCGGGCACGGCTCGACCGGAACTTCGACGACAAGCAGTTCGTGATCTCCTTCATCTCGAACGTGCTGGTCGCGGGCGTGATCGTCTACCTGGGTGACCAGCTGGGCGTGGGCGGGCAGCTCTCCACCGGCGTGGTGGTCGTCCTCGGCGTCCGGATCTTCGGCAACGTGGCCGCCATCCGCCGCCACCTGTTCAGCGCCTGA
- the odhI gene encoding oxoglutarate dehydrogenase inhibitor Odhl, whose amino-acid sequence MTRPDDEFPPLDVTSTLNLGSLDEVLEGPETDVVPSRMSGSLPPGMALLVVRRGPNAGARFLLDHDVTTSGRHPDSDIFLDDVTVSRRHAEFHRDSGTFTVRDVGSLNGTYVNRERVEAATLSNGDEVQIGKFRLVFIAGPRPDEGGR is encoded by the coding sequence ATGACGCGCCCAGACGACGAGTTCCCCCCGCTCGACGTCACGTCGACGCTGAACCTGGGTTCGCTCGACGAGGTCCTCGAGGGTCCCGAGACCGACGTGGTACCCAGCCGGATGTCCGGCTCGCTGCCGCCCGGCATGGCCCTGCTCGTCGTCCGCCGGGGGCCGAACGCCGGCGCCCGGTTCCTGCTCGACCACGACGTGACGACCAGCGGCCGGCACCCGGACAGCGACATCTTCCTGGACGACGTCACCGTCTCGCGCCGGCACGCCGAGTTCCACCGTGACAGCGGCACGTTCACGGTCCGCGACGTGGGCAGCCTCAACGGCACCTACGTCAACCGCGAGCGGGTCGAGGCCGCGACGCTCTCCAACGGCGACGAGGTCCAGATCGGCAAGTTCCGGCTCGTCTTCATCGCCGGGCCGCGCCCGGACGAGGGTGGCCGCTGA
- a CDS encoding MerR family transcriptional regulator, producing MDESAGSGSAPGVDDGIGIGEDGTVGYRGVTACHAVGISYRQLDYWARTQLVVPSIRDASGSGTQRLYSFRDLVVLKVVKSLLDAGVSLQNIRKAIETLRSHGVEDLAGITLISDGTTVYDCRSPEEVVDLLQGGQGVFGIAIGGAFKEIQGSLSHLPGEPAVFARPAEEPEPASETFGDELAARRARRRAG from the coding sequence ATGGACGAATCTGCTGGATCAGGGTCGGCCCCAGGGGTCGACGACGGCATCGGGATCGGCGAGGACGGCACCGTGGGCTACCGCGGGGTGACCGCCTGCCACGCTGTCGGCATCAGCTACCGCCAGCTCGACTACTGGGCACGCACCCAGCTGGTCGTCCCGAGCATCCGCGACGCCTCCGGCTCCGGGACCCAGCGGCTCTACTCGTTCCGCGACCTGGTCGTCCTCAAGGTCGTCAAGAGCCTCCTCGACGCGGGAGTCTCGCTGCAGAACATCCGCAAGGCGATCGAGACGCTCCGATCGCACGGCGTCGAGGACCTGGCGGGCATCACGCTGATCTCCGACGGGACGACGGTCTACGACTGCCGCTCCCCGGAGGAGGTCGTCGATCTCCTCCAGGGCGGCCAGGGCGTCTTCGGCATCGCGATCGGTGGCGCGTTCAAGGAGATCCAGGGATCGCTGTCGCACCTGCCGGGCGAGCCCGCGGTCTTCGCGCGCCCGGCGGAGGAGCCGGAGCCCGCCTCGGAGACGTTCGGCGACGAGCTCGCGGCACGCCGCGCCCGCCGTCGCGCCGGCTGA
- a CDS encoding DUF881 domain-containing protein, whose translation MSGAPAPKQKTAASAPAEARKIVAPVRGEDDRAASVAAKPEQGDGGLPAAAEVPPSVPSDGSGDEAAPAARRFSATTVMIAVLLLLFGFTLVVQLKANDGDSTLLTARQEDLVRILSDLESQEQRLQQEVTALEDSKQSLSSGAEGAEAALREATERADDLGVLAGELPARGTGLVIRINGGENQVESDALLNAVQELRGAGAEAMQIEGGDGTAVRVVASTSFTDSPAGQGGDRFGVIVDGKRLTSTYTITVIGDPKTMDTALRIPGGVIESITDDGGNVTVQEQGVVDVSAVHDVTTLRYARPVS comes from the coding sequence GTGAGCGGTGCGCCCGCGCCGAAGCAGAAGACCGCGGCGAGCGCGCCCGCGGAAGCGCGGAAGATCGTCGCGCCGGTCCGGGGCGAGGACGATCGCGCAGCCTCGGTAGCGGCGAAGCCGGAGCAGGGCGACGGCGGGTTGCCGGCCGCGGCCGAGGTGCCACCATCCGTACCCTCGGATGGCTCTGGGGATGAAGCGGCGCCGGCGGCGCGCCGGTTCTCCGCGACCACCGTGATGATCGCGGTGCTGCTGCTGTTGTTCGGGTTCACGCTGGTCGTGCAGTTGAAGGCGAACGACGGCGACTCGACGCTGCTGACCGCGCGGCAGGAGGATCTGGTCCGGATCCTGTCGGACCTGGAGTCGCAGGAGCAGCGGCTGCAACAGGAGGTCACCGCGCTGGAGGACAGCAAGCAGTCGCTCAGCTCCGGCGCCGAGGGTGCCGAGGCCGCGCTGCGTGAGGCGACCGAGCGCGCGGACGACCTCGGCGTGCTCGCCGGTGAGCTGCCGGCGCGCGGCACCGGGCTGGTCATCCGGATCAACGGGGGAGAGAACCAGGTCGAGTCGGACGCACTGCTCAACGCGGTGCAGGAGTTGCGCGGCGCGGGCGCGGAGGCGATGCAGATCGAGGGCGGCGACGGCACCGCGGTGCGGGTCGTGGCGTCCACCTCGTTCACCGACTCGCCGGCCGGGCAGGGCGGCGACCGGTTCGGCGTGATCGTCGACGGCAAGCGGCTGACGTCGACATACACGATCACCGTGATCGGCGACCCGAAGACGATGGACACCGCGTTGCGCATTCCCGGCGGGGTGATCGAATCGATCACGGATGACGGCGGTAACGTGACCGTGCAAGAACAAGGTGTGGTCGACGTGTCCGCTGTCCATGACGTCACCACGCTGCGGTACGCCCGGCCGGTCTCCTGA
- a CDS encoding bifunctional nuclease family protein, with protein sequence MRELSVVGVRVELPNNQPIVLLREVEGDRYLPIWIGAVEATAIAYEQQGVKPARPLTHDLLRDILTALKAPLQAVEITELKENVFYADLLLGDGVRVSARPSDSIALALRVGAPIRCAEQVLTEAGIVIPDEQEDEVEKFREFLEGVRPEDFAG encoded by the coding sequence GTGCGCGAGCTGAGCGTGGTCGGGGTGCGGGTGGAACTGCCCAACAACCAGCCGATCGTCCTGCTCCGCGAGGTCGAGGGCGACCGTTACCTGCCGATCTGGATCGGCGCGGTCGAGGCCACGGCCATCGCCTACGAGCAGCAGGGGGTCAAGCCGGCCCGGCCGCTCACCCACGACCTGCTGCGGGACATCCTGACGGCGCTCAAGGCGCCACTGCAGGCCGTCGAGATCACCGAGCTCAAGGAAAACGTGTTCTACGCGGACCTCCTGCTCGGCGACGGTGTCCGCGTCTCCGCCCGGCCCAGCGACTCCATCGCGCTGGCGCTGCGTGTCGGCGCCCCGATCCGCTGCGCCGAGCAGGTCCTCACCGAGGCCGGCATCGTCATTCCGGACGAGCAGGAGGACGAGGTCGAGAAGTTCCGCGAGTTCCTCGAGGGCGTCCGCCCCGAGGACTTCGCCGGCTGA
- the gcvH gene encoding glycine cleavage system protein GcvH, with protein sequence MIPEHLRYTAEHEWVSGDGSAAARVGITDFAQQALGDIVFVQLPDVGAAVQAGESLGEVESTKSVSEIYAPISGTVAAKNTALDDQPELINTDPYGEGWLIEITPADPAAVAALLDGTAYGELINK encoded by the coding sequence GTGATTCCTGAGCACCTGCGATACACCGCCGAGCACGAGTGGGTGTCCGGTGACGGCTCCGCCGCCGCGCGCGTCGGCATCACCGACTTCGCGCAGCAGGCGCTGGGCGACATCGTCTTCGTGCAGCTGCCCGACGTGGGCGCGGCCGTCCAGGCCGGCGAGTCGCTGGGCGAGGTCGAGTCGACCAAGAGCGTCTCGGAGATCTACGCTCCGATCTCCGGCACGGTGGCCGCGAAGAACACCGCGCTGGACGACCAGCCCGAGCTGATCAACACCGATCCGTACGGTGAGGGCTGGCTCATCGAGATCACTCCGGCCGACCCGGCGGCGGTCGCTGCCCTGCTCGACGGCACTGCCTACGGTGAACTGATCAACAAGTAG